From the Leucobacter tenebrionis genome, one window contains:
- a CDS encoding DEAD/DEAH box helicase — MRFTLKDYQADAVGDTLRELASARDFYRSASKRVSSVALTATTGAGKTVMAAAVIEAMFWGSDDFDVVPDEGAVVLWFSDDPALNQQTRHRLEQASDRLRNRLVTVEHPFRYPKLLPGHVYFLNTSKLSRNSLLVRGHDDSNTLDGIQSHPDTVPFTFWDTLRSTIEDDDLTLYMVLDEAHRGMGKRPSDTPTIVKRLINGHSGVPPVPIVWGISATVQRFEAAMTEAEVQSNRVHLGTVQVDPVRIQESGLLKDDIVLDFPAETGDFNTVLLRRGVRKVKALSDAWATYAAEQGTEPIKPLMVLQVPNKPAADEVASAIDVIRDEWPELESDAIAHVFGDHTAQTFGMHSVPYISPERVQDASYIRVLLAKDAISTGWDCPRAEVMVSFRPAKDETHITQLLGRMIRTPLARRVEGDDLLNSVECILPKFSKATASLVLEKIMGNDLTGGGDTGQRVLVDPQLMTPNDAVPDEVWELFQSLPAETLPRKHANPIKRVTSLAHALAADGLVADAGKIAHERLHGVLNGLAAQYAKDLAKAREDVLTVAGSTLHGNQRRGTRADGSFREKSDDRAIQDSYRSGARTITPDVARSYIEHLTADADDEDDYRDAYVRVAALAMLTQTRAKLDEEADSISKEWLDEHRVAIKGLPESRQSLYAEITAMSTDPQLISMALPKNRQEETKRTVGDGEQLLERRALHLLSDKEGMFPVGKLNPDEVEVLDTEMARPGALAWYRNPTGGRDSMSIAYRDSHGEWRTLRPDFLFFVDTEDGVRASIVDPHGHWLPDAAWKLHGMARFAEVYGDRFHRIEAISRIDGKLRVLDFKLTEVRAKVLDHSDARFAYDEAAVGY; from the coding sequence ATGCGGTTCACACTGAAGGACTACCAGGCCGACGCCGTCGGCGACACCCTGCGCGAGCTCGCCTCCGCGCGGGACTTCTACCGGAGCGCGAGCAAGCGGGTCTCGTCCGTGGCGCTGACCGCGACGACGGGTGCGGGCAAGACCGTCATGGCCGCCGCCGTGATCGAGGCGATGTTCTGGGGCAGCGACGACTTCGACGTCGTGCCCGACGAGGGCGCCGTCGTGCTGTGGTTCAGTGACGATCCCGCTCTGAACCAGCAGACCCGGCACCGGCTTGAGCAGGCCTCGGACCGCCTGCGCAACAGGCTCGTGACCGTAGAGCATCCGTTCCGCTACCCGAAGCTGCTCCCGGGCCACGTGTACTTCCTGAACACGTCGAAGCTCTCGCGAAACAGCCTGCTCGTGCGCGGCCACGACGACTCGAACACCCTCGACGGCATCCAGTCGCACCCGGACACCGTGCCGTTCACGTTCTGGGACACGCTGCGGAGCACGATCGAGGACGACGACCTCACGCTCTACATGGTCCTCGACGAGGCGCACCGCGGCATGGGCAAGCGCCCGTCAGACACCCCGACGATCGTAAAGCGCCTCATCAACGGCCACAGCGGCGTGCCGCCGGTGCCGATCGTGTGGGGCATCTCGGCGACCGTGCAGCGCTTCGAGGCCGCGATGACGGAGGCCGAGGTCCAGTCGAACCGCGTGCACCTCGGCACAGTGCAGGTCGACCCCGTGCGCATCCAGGAGTCGGGTCTCCTGAAGGACGACATCGTGCTCGACTTCCCGGCGGAGACCGGCGACTTCAACACGGTGCTGCTGCGCCGCGGCGTGCGCAAGGTGAAGGCGCTCTCGGACGCGTGGGCGACGTACGCGGCCGAGCAGGGCACCGAGCCGATCAAGCCGCTGATGGTGCTCCAGGTACCGAACAAGCCCGCTGCCGACGAGGTGGCCTCTGCGATCGACGTGATCCGCGACGAGTGGCCGGAGCTGGAGTCCGACGCGATCGCCCACGTGTTCGGCGACCACACCGCCCAGACGTTCGGCATGCACAGCGTGCCCTACATCTCGCCGGAGCGCGTGCAGGATGCCTCGTACATCCGTGTGCTGCTCGCCAAGGACGCGATCAGCACTGGCTGGGACTGCCCGCGAGCGGAGGTGATGGTGTCGTTCCGTCCCGCGAAGGACGAGACACACATCACGCAGCTGCTCGGGCGCATGATCCGCACGCCCCTGGCACGACGCGTCGAGGGCGACGACCTGCTCAACAGCGTCGAGTGCATCCTGCCGAAGTTCAGCAAGGCGACGGCCAGCCTCGTGCTGGAGAAGATCATGGGCAACGACCTCACGGGAGGCGGCGACACGGGCCAGCGCGTGCTCGTCGACCCGCAGCTCATGACGCCGAACGACGCAGTGCCCGACGAGGTCTGGGAGCTGTTCCAGTCCCTTCCCGCCGAGACGCTGCCCCGCAAGCACGCGAACCCGATCAAGCGGGTCACATCGCTGGCGCACGCCCTCGCAGCAGACGGGCTCGTGGCGGATGCGGGCAAGATTGCCCACGAACGTCTCCACGGCGTGCTGAACGGACTAGCGGCCCAGTACGCCAAGGACCTCGCCAAGGCTCGCGAGGACGTGCTCACGGTCGCAGGCTCAACCCTTCATGGGAATCAGCGACGCGGAACTCGTGCTGACGGATCTTTTCGTGAGAAATCGGACGATCGCGCGATCCAGGACTCATATCGCAGCGGCGCGCGCACGATCACGCCCGACGTGGCGCGCAGCTACATCGAGCACCTCACGGCTGACGCCGACGACGAGGACGACTACCGCGACGCCTATGTCCGGGTCGCCGCCCTCGCGATGCTGACGCAGACGCGCGCGAAGCTCGACGAGGAGGCCGACTCCATCTCGAAGGAGTGGCTCGACGAGCACCGCGTCGCGATCAAGGGCCTGCCCGAGTCGCGGCAGAGCCTCTACGCGGAGATCACCGCGATGAGCACCGATCCGCAGCTGATCTCGATGGCGCTGCCGAAGAACCGCCAGGAGGAGACCAAGCGCACCGTCGGCGATGGCGAGCAGCTCCTCGAACGGCGGGCGCTGCACCTCCTCTCGGACAAGGAGGGCATGTTCCCGGTGGGCAAGCTGAACCCCGACGAGGTCGAGGTGCTCGACACGGAGATGGCGCGTCCCGGTGCCCTCGCCTGGTACCGAAACCCGACCGGCGGCCGCGACTCCATGAGCATCGCTTACCGCGACTCGCACGGCGAGTGGCGCACGCTGCGGCCGGACTTCCTGTTCTTCGTCGACACGGAGGACGGTGTGCGCGCGAGCATCGTCGACCCGCACGGGCACTGGCTGCCGGACGCCGCATGGAAGCTGCACGGCATGGCGAGATTCGCCGAGGTCTACGGCGACCGGTTCCACAGGATCGAGGCGATCAGCCGGATCGACGGGAAGCTGCGTGTGCTCGATTTCAAGCTCACCGAGGTGCGCGCGAAGGTACTGGACCACTCCGATGCACGGTTCGCGTACGACGAAGCTGCTGTGGGGTACTGA